The genomic window AACCAAATAGAACCGTACAAACCACTAATGATCCAATGATGCCGATTGGTAAATCTCTCGCTGGATTCTTTGTTTCCTGTGCCGAAGCTGCTACAGCATCGAAACCGATAAATACAAAAAATACTAAACCTGCGCCACGTAAAACGCCACTCCAGCCAAACTGACCAAATGTTCCGGTATTTTCGGGGATGTATGGATGGTAGTTGGCGGGATCGATATATTGCCAGCCCAGCGCAATAAAAACCAATACCACACCAACTTTAAGAAACACAATAATTCCATTTACAATGGCAGAGCCTTTAGTACCACGGATTAATATGGCCGTCATTAATACCACCACCAATGCTGCAGGGATATTAATAATGCCATTAACGGTAGCGCCATCGGCAAGTTTAGCGGTTTCGAAAGGGGATAAGGTTAATTGCGGAGGGAGATAAATATGCAGGCTGGCTAAAAACCTGGTTAAATACTGCGACCAGCTGATGGCTACGGTAGCACAACCCACAGAATATTCCAATACGAGATCCCAGCCTATAATCCAGGCGAAAAGTTCGCCCATGGTAGCGTAAGAATAAGTATAGGCACTGCCTGCAACCGGAATCATGGATGCAAATTCTGCGTAACACAAAGCTGCAAAACCACAGCCCAATGCCGCAATAACGAAAGATAGAGTAACTGCAGGACCAGAGTGATTGGCTGCGGCCAAACCTGTAATTGAAAATAAACCTGCACCAAGCGTTAAGCCTACGCCAATTAAAATAAGGTTTATCGGCCCTAAGGTTCTTTTGAGCGTTCCTTCGCCGCTTTCGTTTGCCTCAGCAACAATGCTGGCAATAGATTTTTTCATGAAAATAAGTTAAAACGTTGCAAAATTATTAAAATATATTAAATCTATAGTATTTATATATTTAATTCCTCGAAGCCTGGACGAGCGTGTGTGCAAGCGAATCTTTGAAATCTAAAACGGTCACTACAAATCTCTTCTTTTAGAAAATCTGCGCCCTGTTTTTCATGGGAGCTGCAGTCCCGCCATCGCTTGTAGTCCTCTCCCGATGAAAAATCGGGATGCGGGCTACCCGCTCTGTCGGGTTTATTTACAAGGGGCTGTTCTGTCATTATCCCAAGATCATTACTAGTAACTCCAGCCTTCTCCACCTTAAACCTGATAGAACCAAATAGCTCCCGGTTTTATTGAATTTTATATTTAAGGTGTCTAATCGGGACTATAGGTAACAACAGAACTACAAGAGGTGAAGAACTACTGAACCCAATTTTTTAAAAAAAACACTTATACCAATTAATTTTTTCTTGTCCTGACCGGACGGGCTTCTTTCTTTTTGGCATCAAAAAGACCAGCGCAGCTAGCTTGAATGCCGTTGAAAACATAAAAGGCCATGAAAAACCAAAAACTGCCGGCTGAAAATTTTTCTTTTGAAGGCAATTGTGCGGCCAGAACAGTGCAGCCCGAAAAATTTGTTAGGCCGGATTAGCGTAGAACGGTGATGCAATACTTTGGCCTTGCTGGATGGAAAAGTATAATTAATTAAGATATTTCCTTAATCTTTATTGGCATTTAATTTTTCTTCCAAAGAATGGCAGACCCTTGTTACATAAACCTGATAGAACCAAATAGCTCCCGATTTTACTGAATATTTTATATTTAAAGGGTATCTAAATCGGGACTATAGGTGATAGCAGGACTGTCGAAACCTAAGGATTACAGAACCCTGCTTTACTGAAAAAAGCTACAAATACCTGTTTTTTTATTTACTTAAACCTTAAGTATAAATTTTTATTTAAAATTAATTATCTGATAATGAGTTATTTATGTGTTTACTTTGGTTTATTTTAGTACTATGTATTGCATGGTAGTGTATAAAACATATATCTTTGTATTATGATAGCAGAAAACACGCAAACACAAATGCGGAAGGGAATTCTGGAGTACTGTGTTTTATCAATCATCTCACGGGGCGAAATATATGCTTCGGATATCATTGCCGAATTAAGGACGGCGAAGCTATTGGTGGTTGAGGGTACATTATATCCATTATTAACGAGGCTTAAAAACAATGGTTTATTAAGCTACAACTGGGTAGAATCTACCTCGGGCCCACCGCGTAAATATTATACCTTAACCGAAGATGGTCGGGGCATTTTATCACAACTAGATCAAACCTGGCAGGAGCTGGCTTATGCTGTAGGTATTTCACAAAAAGGAGCCAATT from Flavobacterium sp. W4I14 includes these protein-coding regions:
- a CDS encoding APA family basic amino acid/polyamine antiporter (product_source=KO:K03294; cog=COG0531; ko=KO:K03294; pfam=PF13520; superfamily=53756; tigrfam=TIGR00909; transmembrane_helix_parts=Inside_1_28,TMhelix_29_51,Outside_52_56,TMhelix_57_79,Inside_80_99,TMhelix_100_122,Outside_123_156,TMhelix_157_179,Inside_180_185,TMhelix_186_208,Outside_209_233,TMhelix_234_256,Inside_257_267,TMhelix_268_290,Outside_291_311,TMhelix_312_334,Inside_335_370,TMhelix_371_390,Outside_391_393,TMhelix_394_411,Inside_412_423,TMhelix_424_446,Outside_447_449,TMhelix_450_468,Inside_469_480), producing MKKSIASIVAEANESGEGTLKRTLGPINLILIGVGLTLGAGLFSITGLAAANHSGPAVTLSFVIAALGCGFAALCYAEFASMIPVAGSAYTYSYATMGELFAWIIGWDLVLEYSVGCATVAISWSQYLTRFLASLHIYLPPQLTLSPFETAKLADGATVNGIINIPAALVVVLMTAILIRGTKGSAIVNGIIVFLKVGVVLVFIALGWQYIDPANYHPYIPENTGTFGQFGWSGVLRGAGLVFFVFIGFDAVAASAQETKNPARDLPIGIIGSLVVCTVLFGLFGHVMTGLANYKEFANSGAPVAIAIEKTPYAWLSQAIILAILIGYTSVILIDLMAQSRMFYSISKDGLLPKMFSDVHTKFKTPYKSNIILCVFIGLFAAFVPMNVVGEMTSIGTLLAFLMVCVGILILRKTNPEAKRPFKVPFVPLIPILGILTCIAMMAFLPWETWIRLAVWLIIGLAIYFWYGKKNSKLKAQNDR
- a CDS encoding hypothetical protein (product_source=Hypo-rule applied); the encoded protein is MKNQKLPAENFSFEGNCAARTVQPEKFVRPD
- a CDS encoding PadR family transcriptional regulator PadR (product_source=KO:K10947; cath_funfam=1.10.10.10; cog=COG1695; ko=KO:K10947; pfam=PF03551; superfamily=46785), whose amino-acid sequence is MIAENTQTQMRKGILEYCVLSIISRGEIYASDIIAELRTAKLLVVEGTLYPLLTRLKNNGLLSYNWVESTSGPPRKYYTLTEDGRGILSQLDQTWQELAYAVGISQKGANS